Proteins found in one Microbispora sp. ZYX-F-249 genomic segment:
- a CDS encoding MurR/RpiR family transcriptional regulator — protein MKACRPTGPAWAGEAGEMSTGHNADHGPGGHRADRDERDVLGDRDVFGDPGGHDGEAASRLLRLFEGHRLTPVQRRIAHCLARHAAEAPFLSSIEVAELAGVSQPSVTRFAMALGYRGYPGLRRRFRELGVPPGRGVNGGGRDGEDTAPDAGTSAPAAGPRPPDGGGGVPDATGQTGSGQYGGGQYGGGQYGGGGQDTAGQTGSRQYGSRQYGSGVQEHAQTLPAAADSSHRPSSRPGARARPAPRDPAPEEAPGKHGLGLDWATGPGGEYRRAVLAEIENLRALARSLDDPGPVAEAARLLAASRPLPVLGLRAAAAQAAGFAYFAAKIHPDVRPLHEAGSLLTDRVEQAAAAGATALLCFALPRYPAELVDALRAGRAAGLNVVTVADRKVPSLAGLSHVLLTAAVGTSLVFDTACAPMMLGRVLLEAMCDELPGAQARLEAFEASAAARGVFLID, from the coding sequence ATGAAAGCATGCAGACCGACCGGCCCGGCGTGGGCCGGTGAGGCGGGGGAGATGAGCACCGGCCACAACGCGGACCACGGCCCGGGCGGCCACCGCGCCGACCGCGACGAACGTGACGTCCTCGGCGACCGTGATGTCTTCGGCGACCCCGGCGGTCATGACGGCGAGGCCGCGTCCCGCCTGCTGCGGCTGTTCGAGGGGCACCGGCTGACCCCCGTGCAGCGCAGGATCGCGCACTGCCTCGCACGGCACGCCGCCGAGGCGCCGTTCCTGTCGAGCATCGAAGTGGCCGAGCTGGCCGGGGTCAGCCAGCCGTCGGTGACCCGCTTCGCGATGGCGCTGGGTTACCGCGGATACCCCGGCCTGCGGCGCAGGTTCCGTGAACTGGGCGTGCCGCCCGGCCGCGGCGTGAACGGCGGCGGCCGGGACGGGGAGGACACCGCGCCGGATGCCGGCACGTCCGCGCCCGCGGCCGGCCCCCGGCCCCCCGACGGCGGCGGGGGCGTGCCGGACGCGACCGGGCAGACCGGGAGCGGGCAGTACGGGGGCGGGCAGTACGGGGGCGGGCAGTACGGGGGCGGGGGGCAGGACACGGCCGGGCAGACCGGGAGCAGGCAGTACGGGAGCAGGCAGTACGGGAGCGGAGTGCAGGAGCACGCGCAGACGCTTCCTGCCGCGGCGGACAGTTCTCATCGCCCGTCGTCGCGACCCGGCGCGCGCGCACGTCCCGCGCCGCGGGATCCCGCCCCGGAAGAGGCGCCCGGGAAGCACGGTCTCGGCCTCGACTGGGCGACGGGCCCCGGGGGTGAGTACCGGCGGGCCGTGCTGGCGGAGATCGAGAACCTGCGCGCCCTGGCCCGGTCGCTGGACGACCCCGGGCCCGTCGCCGAGGCCGCCCGCCTGCTCGCCGCCTCGCGGCCGCTTCCGGTGCTGGGCCTGCGGGCGGCCGCGGCCCAGGCCGCCGGGTTCGCCTACTTCGCGGCGAAGATCCACCCCGACGTACGGCCCCTGCACGAAGCGGGGTCGCTCCTGACCGACCGCGTCGAGCAGGCGGCGGCGGCCGGGGCGACGGCCCTGCTGTGCTTCGCCCTGCCCCGCTACCCGGCCGAACTGGTGGACGCCCTCCGCGCCGGCCGCGCGGCCGGACTGAACGTCGTCACGGTCGCGGACCGGAAGGTGCCGTCTCTCGCCGGTCTGTCGCACGTCCTGCTCACCGCCGCCGTGGGCACGAGCCTGGTGTTCGACACGGCCTGCGCGCCGATGATGCTCGGCCGGGTGCTGCTGGAGGCGATGTGCGACGAGCTGCCCGGGGCACAGGCGCGCCTGGAGGCGTTCGAGGCGTCGGCCGCGGCCCGCGGGGTGTTCCTCATTGACTGA
- a CDS encoding MBL fold metallo-hydrolase: MGVVAGAAALAAAVWAVRNVPAALGARPSGERASRVRRSKQFRDGAFRNTTPSPVLPPGTRQQVAREFLRRTPRKPRLPVPLMTPGPSRGGDLDAVWYGHSSVLIEIEGRRVLLDPVWSERCSPASFTGPRRLHPPPVPLYELPELDAIVISHDHYDHLDMDTVRLLVRTQSAPFLVPLGVGAHLERWRVPASRIIELDWNEEATVSGLRFVATPGRHFSGRAFRRDQTLWASWVVAGERRRVFYTGDSGYFDGYAAIGETYGPFDLSVVQIGAYSKGWPDIHMTPEEAILTHLDVRARVLLPVHWGTFSLAPHAWNDPVDQLWREAKARDVRLVVPRPGERVTVDDPPPVDGWWQTIM, translated from the coding sequence GTGGGGGTCGTCGCGGGAGCGGCCGCCCTGGCGGCGGCGGTGTGGGCGGTGCGGAACGTCCCCGCCGCGCTGGGGGCGCGGCCGTCGGGCGAGCGGGCGAGCCGGGTGCGGCGCTCGAAACAGTTCCGTGACGGCGCGTTCCGCAACACGACGCCCAGCCCCGTCCTTCCCCCGGGGACCAGGCAGCAGGTCGCCCGCGAGTTCCTCCGCCGGACGCCGCGCAAGCCCCGCCTCCCCGTTCCCCTGATGACCCCCGGGCCGTCCCGGGGCGGCGACCTCGACGCCGTCTGGTACGGCCACTCCTCCGTGCTGATCGAGATCGAGGGGCGGCGGGTGCTGCTCGACCCGGTGTGGAGCGAGCGGTGTTCTCCGGCGTCGTTCACCGGGCCGCGCCGCCTGCACCCTCCGCCGGTGCCGCTGTACGAGCTGCCCGAGCTCGACGCGATCGTCATCTCGCACGACCACTACGACCACCTCGACATGGACACGGTGCGCCTGCTGGTCCGCACGCAGTCCGCGCCGTTCCTGGTTCCGCTCGGGGTCGGCGCCCATCTCGAGCGGTGGCGGGTGCCCGCGTCCCGCATCATCGAGCTGGACTGGAACGAGGAGGCCACGGTCTCCGGCCTCCGGTTCGTGGCGACCCCCGGCCGTCACTTCTCCGGCCGCGCGTTCCGCCGGGACCAGACCCTCTGGGCCTCGTGGGTCGTCGCGGGCGAGCGCCGGCGGGTCTTCTACACCGGCGACTCCGGCTACTTCGACGGATACGCTGCGATCGGCGAGACGTACGGGCCGTTCGACCTGTCGGTGGTCCAGATCGGCGCCTACAGCAAGGGCTGGCCGGACATCCACATGACACCCGAGGAGGCGATCCTCACGCACCTCGACGTGCGGGCCCGGGTGCTGCTGCCGGTTCACTGGGGCACGTTCTCGCTCGCCCCGCACGCCTGGAACGACCCGGTCGACCAGCTGTGGCGGGAGGCCAAGGCACGCGACGTGCGCCTCGTGGTGCCGCGGCCGGGCGAACGCGTCACGGTCGACGACCCGCCGCCGGTGGACGGCTGGTGGCAGACGATCATGTGA
- a CDS encoding STAS domain-containing protein, which translates to MHDFQVSVAQSPPFTLITLSGELDVLTVPALREQVAPLLARPATRILFDLERLRFIDSAGMRVLIDACVRNPPKDGDGAVCGMSPQMRHLFSLLGLSSRLTMYPTRADALRRPAAEPPGTAHMN; encoded by the coding sequence TTGCACGACTTCCAGGTGTCGGTGGCGCAGTCGCCCCCCTTCACTCTCATCACCCTCAGCGGTGAGCTCGACGTGCTCACGGTCCCCGCGCTGCGCGAGCAGGTGGCCCCCCTCCTGGCCCGCCCCGCGACGCGCATCCTGTTCGACCTGGAGCGGCTGCGGTTCATCGACAGCGCCGGCATGCGGGTGCTCATCGACGCCTGCGTCCGCAACCCGCCCAAGGACGGAGACGGCGCCGTCTGCGGGATGAGCCCACAGATGCGTCACCTGTTCTCGCTGCTCGGCCTCAGCTCGCGGCTCACCATGTATCCGACCCGCGCCGACGCGCTGCGCCGGCCGGCGGCCGAGCCTCCCGGCACGGCGCACATGAACTGA
- a CDS encoding DUF6766 family protein, translated as MRRFVRDNALALCFLLLFLLSLAGQSAAGAAAFSEEQVAGGGSPVTWADYVTSSAFAVDVAENWQSEYLQFFLYILITVWLVQRGSPESKKRGEEGLESDAEQKVGRHAEPGSPAWAAADGWRRTVFSHSLGIAMGLLFLLSWLAQSVAGLAAYNNEQLSRLEDPVGWGGYVTSADFWNRTLQNWQSEFLAVASMVLLAIFLRERGSPQSKRVGDPHSRTSSSG; from the coding sequence GTGAGGCGTTTCGTCAGGGACAACGCGCTCGCGCTGTGCTTCCTGCTGCTGTTCCTGCTGAGCCTCGCCGGACAGTCGGCGGCGGGCGCGGCGGCGTTCAGCGAGGAGCAGGTGGCGGGTGGCGGCTCCCCCGTGACATGGGCGGACTACGTCACCTCGTCGGCCTTCGCGGTGGACGTCGCCGAGAACTGGCAGTCGGAGTATCTGCAGTTCTTCCTCTACATCCTCATCACGGTCTGGCTCGTGCAGCGCGGCTCGCCGGAGTCGAAGAAGCGGGGCGAGGAGGGCCTGGAGTCCGACGCCGAGCAGAAGGTCGGCCGGCACGCCGAGCCCGGCTCCCCCGCGTGGGCGGCGGCGGACGGCTGGCGGCGGACGGTCTTCAGCCACTCGCTGGGCATCGCGATGGGACTGCTCTTCCTGCTGTCCTGGCTGGCCCAGTCCGTCGCGGGCCTCGCGGCGTACAACAACGAGCAGCTCTCCCGGCTGGAGGACCCGGTCGGCTGGGGCGGCTACGTGACCTCCGCCGACTTCTGGAACCGCACACTGCAGAACTGGCAGTCGGAGTTCCTCGCGGTCGCCTCCATGGTCCTGCTCGCGATCTTCCTGCGTGAGCGGGGCTCACCGCAGTCGAAGAGGGTCGGCGACCCGCATTCCAGGACGTCGTCCAGCGGTTGA
- a CDS encoding hemerythrin domain-containing protein — MTDVQHPIPELMKEGDVVDLLVHQHALIRDMFDEVEHAAPGERREPFRRLVRMLAVHETAEEEIVHPYTRLRVDGGTGVVADRLKEEREAKEMLSRLDEMGPEHPGFMAELDRLRMAVLAHARAEERYEFTRLRAETTAAERRAMALGVRAAEAMAPTRPHPGVETMTRNLLLGPPAAIMDRARDLIRQALRR; from the coding sequence ATGACCGACGTGCAGCACCCGATACCGGAACTGATGAAGGAAGGCGACGTCGTCGACCTGCTCGTCCACCAGCACGCGCTGATCAGGGACATGTTCGACGAGGTGGAGCACGCCGCGCCCGGCGAGCGCCGTGAGCCGTTCCGGCGGCTGGTGCGCATGCTGGCCGTCCACGAGACGGCGGAGGAGGAGATCGTCCACCCCTACACCCGGCTGCGGGTGGACGGGGGGACCGGCGTGGTGGCCGACCGGCTCAAGGAGGAGCGCGAGGCCAAGGAGATGCTCAGCAGGCTGGACGAGATGGGCCCGGAGCATCCCGGCTTCATGGCCGAGCTGGACAGACTGCGGATGGCCGTGCTCGCGCACGCCCGGGCCGAGGAGCGGTACGAGTTCACCCGGCTCCGCGCCGAGACGACGGCGGCCGAGCGGCGGGCGATGGCCCTCGGCGTCCGGGCCGCCGAGGCGATGGCGCCGACCCGCCCGCACCCGGGTGTGGAGACGATGACGAGGAACCTGCTCCTGGGCCCGCCCGCCGCGATCATGGATCGGGCCCGGGACCTGATCCGTCAGGCGCTGCGCAGGTAG
- a CDS encoding cellulose-binding domain-containing protein, translating into MKQFRPVRGVRPGARGLPGSPAARLVAALAALVAGLVVVLVPGTASAAPVCKVDYTTNQWPGGYTASVRLTNLGSAVSSWTLSWTAGSGQQITNSWGAKVTLSGSAATARNETWNGSLATGQTADFGFQGTWSGSLTTPSDWSLNGVPCDGGGVSPSPSPTPSPTVDHSPSPSPTPSPSPTPSPTVDHSPSPSPSASPSPSVTPTASGCSGGGLVVCSGFEDQSGTPSGEWQVTTPNCSGSGTATIDSTTAHSGGKSLRINGGGNYCNHAFAATTKDVSAIAPVVYGRMWVRHTTALPANHVTMITMADSRDGGKDLRIGGQGGALQWNRESDDATLPEQSPTGVALSSPLPTNRWVCLRFQIDTTKQAMRTYLDDQEVKGLTVDGTPTTDVDAQWLRRSTAPRPTTLRLGWESYGSDSDVIWYDDVALGSSPIGC; encoded by the coding sequence ATGAAGCAGTTCCGTCCTGTCCGAGGGGTTCGCCCCGGCGCCCGCGGCCTGCCGGGCTCTCCGGCGGCGCGACTGGTCGCGGCGCTGGCCGCGCTGGTCGCCGGCCTCGTCGTCGTGCTGGTGCCCGGCACCGCCTCCGCGGCTCCCGTGTGCAAGGTGGACTACACGACCAACCAGTGGCCGGGCGGCTACACCGCGTCGGTGCGGCTCACCAACCTCGGCTCGGCGGTCAGCTCCTGGACGCTGAGCTGGACGGCCGGCAGCGGCCAGCAGATCACCAACTCCTGGGGCGCCAAGGTGACCCTGTCGGGTTCGGCCGCCACCGCCAGGAACGAGACCTGGAACGGCTCGCTGGCCACCGGGCAGACGGCGGACTTCGGCTTCCAGGGCACCTGGTCGGGCAGCCTCACGACGCCGTCCGACTGGTCGCTGAACGGCGTGCCGTGTGACGGTGGCGGGGTCTCCCCGTCGCCCTCGCCGACGCCGTCCCCGACCGTCGACCACTCGCCGTCCCCGTCGCCGACACCTTCACCGTCGCCCACGCCGTCTCCGACGGTGGACCACTCGCCGTCGCCGTCCCCCTCGGCCAGTCCGAGCCCGTCGGTGACCCCCACGGCGTCCGGCTGCTCGGGCGGCGGCCTGGTCGTCTGCTCCGGCTTCGAGGACCAGTCGGGCACGCCGTCCGGTGAGTGGCAGGTGACCACCCCGAACTGCTCGGGCAGCGGCACCGCCACGATCGACTCCACCACCGCGCACAGCGGAGGGAAGTCGCTGCGGATCAACGGCGGCGGCAACTACTGCAACCACGCCTTCGCCGCGACCACCAAGGACGTCTCCGCCATCGCGCCCGTGGTCTACGGGCGCATGTGGGTGCGGCACACGACGGCACTGCCGGCGAACCACGTCACCATGATCACCATGGCGGACTCCAGGGACGGCGGCAAGGACCTGCGGATCGGCGGCCAGGGCGGCGCTCTCCAGTGGAACCGGGAGTCCGACGACGCCACGCTGCCCGAGCAGAGCCCGACCGGGGTCGCGCTGAGCAGCCCGCTGCCCACCAACCGCTGGGTGTGCCTGCGCTTCCAGATCGATACCACCAAGCAGGCGATGCGGACGTACCTGGACGACCAGGAGGTCAAGGGCCTGACGGTGGACGGCACGCCCACGACGGACGTGGACGCCCAGTGGCTGCGCCGCTCCACCGCGCCGCGGCCCACGACGCTGCGCCTGGGCTGGGAGAGCTACGGCAGCGACTCCGACGTCATCTGGTACGACGACGTCGCGTTGGGATCGAGCCCGATCGGCTGCTGA
- a CDS encoding ROK family protein, whose translation MADAGSWVVVGLDNGGTSNNATVLDASGRFLVDRMVETPSLVREGPEVAVEQLLLALDNVLELTGTPRSTVRAVGLDTPGPASADGVISSKGATNFVDPGWFGFDFRGALESRLGLPVVYNNDGNAAALYSHHVRFGPDAWQHSSVSAIVGTGLGGGVIQSGHVVKGAAGMAGELGHVHIPLQGLLEEGQPLPECNCGFVGDAESVASLTGIEKNLLPYWLTRFPDHELHRAGSAGKAAKLLRGYAENGDPLALKVFEQQAMAIGRLFTIAANFTDPDAYFLGGGVVEAAPHFREWFLEKVREHTLLREEQRRVATVTLVEDLDMAGARGAALAALAEIVGR comes from the coding sequence ATGGCAGATGCAGGGTCCTGGGTCGTCGTCGGGCTCGACAACGGCGGCACTAGCAACAACGCGACCGTTCTCGACGCCTCCGGGCGGTTCCTCGTGGACCGGATGGTGGAGACACCCAGCCTCGTACGGGAGGGTCCCGAGGTCGCGGTCGAGCAGCTCCTCCTCGCCCTCGACAACGTGCTGGAGCTGACCGGCACGCCGCGCTCGACCGTGCGCGCGGTGGGACTGGACACCCCGGGCCCGGCCAGCGCCGACGGTGTGATCTCCTCGAAGGGCGCGACCAACTTCGTCGATCCCGGGTGGTTCGGCTTCGACTTCCGGGGGGCCCTGGAGTCCCGGCTGGGGCTGCCGGTGGTCTACAACAACGACGGCAACGCCGCGGCCCTCTACTCCCACCACGTACGCTTCGGGCCCGACGCCTGGCAGCACTCGTCGGTGTCGGCGATCGTCGGCACCGGCCTCGGCGGCGGCGTCATCCAGTCGGGGCACGTGGTGAAGGGCGCGGCGGGGATGGCCGGCGAGCTCGGGCACGTCCACATCCCCCTGCAGGGCCTGCTGGAGGAGGGCCAGCCGCTGCCCGAGTGCAACTGCGGCTTCGTCGGGGACGCCGAGAGCGTCGCCTCGCTGACCGGCATCGAGAAGAACCTGCTGCCCTACTGGCTGACCCGCTTCCCCGACCACGAGCTGCACCGGGCCGGGTCCGCCGGGAAGGCCGCCAAGCTGCTGCGCGGCTACGCGGAGAACGGCGACCCGCTCGCGCTCAAGGTCTTCGAACAGCAGGCGATGGCCATCGGCAGGCTGTTCACCATCGCGGCCAACTTCACCGACCCGGACGCGTACTTCCTGGGCGGCGGAGTGGTGGAGGCGGCCCCGCACTTCCGCGAATGGTTCCTCGAGAAGGTCCGCGAGCACACCCTGCTGCGCGAGGAGCAGCGGCGGGTGGCCACCGTGACGCTGGTGGAGGACCTCGACATGGCCGGCGCCCGGGGCGCGGCGCTCGCCGCCCTCGCCGAGATCGTCGGCCGCTGA
- a CDS encoding Lrp/AsnC family transcriptional regulator, with protein MSSNSGSAGGAAGRIGIGLELDATHLKILEVLRENGRVSVSALAERVGISRANAYTRFEALRADGVIRRFTAEIDHQRAGLGIVALIFVTVRQQMWRQFRAQLAQMPEVEYCAITTGQHDAMIQVRMADVAEVHAMVTERLANIPAVKATETVFILDEVLRRPYVLPSDRERERGRGTSRRPGSAPSPEPEQGQGQGQGQGLPLGKMRFVGAAEGRAALRDES; from the coding sequence ATGTCAAGCAACTCGGGGTCCGCGGGCGGCGCCGCTGGACGGATCGGCATCGGCCTGGAGCTGGACGCCACCCACCTGAAGATCCTCGAGGTGCTCAGGGAGAACGGGCGCGTCTCGGTGTCCGCGCTCGCCGAGCGGGTCGGGATCTCCCGGGCGAACGCCTACACGCGGTTCGAGGCGCTGCGCGCCGACGGCGTGATCAGGCGGTTCACGGCGGAGATCGACCATCAGCGGGCCGGCCTCGGCATCGTCGCGCTGATCTTCGTGACCGTGCGCCAGCAGATGTGGCGGCAGTTCCGCGCCCAGCTCGCGCAGATGCCGGAGGTGGAGTACTGCGCCATCACCACCGGGCAGCACGACGCGATGATCCAGGTCAGGATGGCGGACGTGGCCGAGGTGCACGCGATGGTCACCGAACGCCTGGCCAACATCCCGGCCGTCAAGGCGACCGAGACCGTGTTCATCCTGGACGAGGTGCTCAGGCGGCCGTACGTGCTGCCGAGCGATCGCGAGCGTGAGCGGGGCCGGGGGACCTCGCGGCGGCCCGGCTCCGCCCCCTCGCCGGAGCCCGAGCAGGGACAGGGGCAGGGACAGGGGCAGGGGCTGCCGCTCGGCAAGATGCGGTTCGTCGGCGCGGCCGAGGGCCGCGCCGCGCTGCGAGACGAATCGTAG